The proteins below are encoded in one region of Sporosarcina sp. FSL K6-1508:
- a CDS encoding ABC transporter ATP-binding protein: MVVITKNKEKESIVKEKVLLELQGVKKYFPIKGGVLKRVQGNVKAVEDVSLQLYEGESLGVVGESGCGKSTLGRAVLGLENLTEGKVFFRGNEIQDLKRRERLKFVKEMQMIFQDPYASLNPRQRIGNALEEVFTMHTDLSSQEKRKTVIQLLEEVGLKEEHFDRYPHEFSGGQRQRIGIARAIALNPSFIICDEAVSALDVSVQAQVLKLLKVLQEKYNLSYMFISHDLGVVRYFCDRVLVMYLGTTVELASVKSLFDNPIHPYTQALLSAIPRPSVHTAKNRVRLKGDLPNPANPPTGCPFHTRCPVAQSICSEKKPIWEEVEPQHFAACHFAGIKI, translated from the coding sequence ATGGTGGTGATAACGAAAAACAAGGAAAAGGAATCGATAGTGAAGGAAAAGGTACTATTGGAGTTGCAGGGAGTGAAAAAGTACTTTCCCATTAAAGGCGGAGTATTAAAACGTGTGCAAGGAAACGTAAAAGCGGTTGAAGATGTTTCACTTCAACTATACGAAGGTGAGAGTCTCGGAGTAGTAGGAGAGTCGGGTTGCGGAAAATCAACTTTGGGTCGGGCTGTATTAGGTTTAGAAAATCTTACTGAAGGTAAAGTTTTTTTTCGTGGCAATGAAATACAAGATTTAAAAAGACGAGAGAGACTTAAATTTGTTAAAGAGATGCAGATGATTTTTCAGGATCCCTATGCTTCTCTAAATCCAAGACAACGTATCGGAAATGCTTTGGAAGAAGTGTTTACAATGCATACCGACTTATCTTCTCAAGAAAAAAGAAAGACAGTAATACAACTGCTTGAAGAAGTAGGGTTAAAGGAAGAGCATTTTGATCGCTATCCTCATGAATTTAGTGGTGGCCAGCGCCAGCGGATTGGAATTGCTCGCGCAATTGCGCTTAATCCATCTTTTATAATATGCGATGAGGCTGTTTCCGCGTTAGACGTGTCTGTACAGGCACAGGTACTAAAGTTATTAAAAGTGTTACAAGAAAAATATAACTTATCTTATATGTTTATTTCCCATGACTTAGGGGTGGTGAGGTACTTTTGTGATCGGGTACTCGTCATGTATTTAGGTACAACTGTGGAATTAGCCTCTGTAAAGTCGCTATTTGATAATCCGATTCATCCATACACGCAGGCCCTTCTTTCCGCTATTCCCAGACCTTCAGTTCATACTGCAAAAAATAGAGTAAGACTAAAAGGGGATTTACCAAATCCGGCAAATCCGCCAACAGGATGTCCGTTTCATACGCGATGCCCAGTTGCTCAAAGTATTTGCAGTGAAAAGAAACCAATTTGGGAAGAAGTTGAACCGCAACATTTCGCAGCCTGCCATTTCGCAGGTATAAAAATATAA
- a CDS encoding gamma-glutamyltransferase family protein: MDYLYHPYQSKRHTVFARKGMVATSQPLAASAGLEIMQKGGNAIDAAIATAAALTVVEPTSNGIGGDAFALVWVKDKLYGLNASGPAPATLTPEAVQALGHNKMPAYGMVPITVPGTPAAWAELSRKFGKLSLKEVLAPAIRYAEEGFPLTPILGKYWGIAYKKFKELCDGEEFNAWFETFAPNGRAPITGEMWSSPGHAKTLRTIAETDARDFYEGEIADEIDAYMRKHGGFLSKEDLSTYKPEWVEPISVNYKGYDVWEIPPNGHGMVALMALNIYKKLDKPEWLSVQTIHEQIESMKLAFIDGKAYITEEAEMPVETAHLLSDEYAEKRVKLIHDEAMDPQPYELPKGGTVYLATADEEGNMVSFIQSNYMGFGSGIVVPGTGIALQNRGHDFSLDKNHPNVLKPGKRSYNTIIPGFLTKDGEAVGPFGVMGGYMQPQGHFQVVLNTVDFLLNPQAALDVPRWQWTEARKVLVEPEFPNYLVQSLIRKGHEVTVSPDGGGFGRGQIIWRNPETGVLQGGTESRTDGSLAAW; the protein is encoded by the coding sequence ATGGATTACTTGTATCATCCGTATCAATCTAAACGTCACACGGTCTTTGCTCGAAAAGGCATGGTCGCCACATCACAACCCCTTGCCGCAAGTGCAGGCTTAGAAATTATGCAAAAGGGAGGAAATGCAATTGATGCTGCTATTGCTACAGCGGCGGCACTTACAGTGGTTGAGCCGACTTCCAATGGTATTGGAGGCGATGCATTTGCGCTTGTCTGGGTTAAAGATAAGTTGTATGGGCTAAATGCATCTGGACCAGCACCTGCAACATTAACGCCGGAAGCTGTACAGGCACTCGGTCACAACAAGATGCCAGCCTATGGAATGGTCCCTATTACAGTGCCAGGTACGCCTGCCGCTTGGGCAGAGCTTTCACGCAAGTTCGGAAAGCTATCTTTGAAGGAAGTGCTTGCACCTGCAATTCGTTATGCGGAAGAAGGTTTCCCCCTTACACCTATTCTCGGTAAGTATTGGGGAATAGCATATAAAAAATTTAAAGAACTTTGCGACGGTGAAGAATTCAATGCGTGGTTTGAAACATTTGCGCCTAACGGTCGTGCGCCGATAACAGGTGAAATGTGGTCATCGCCAGGTCATGCAAAAACACTCCGGACCATTGCAGAAACAGATGCGCGTGATTTTTATGAAGGTGAAATTGCCGATGAAATTGATGCTTATATGAGAAAGCATGGAGGTTTTTTATCGAAAGAAGACCTTTCTACATATAAACCGGAATGGGTCGAACCAATTTCCGTGAACTACAAAGGCTATGACGTGTGGGAGATTCCACCGAACGGTCATGGAATGGTCGCACTCATGGCGTTGAATATTTATAAGAAACTAGACAAACCTGAGTGGCTGTCGGTTCAAACGATTCATGAACAAATTGAAAGTATGAAGTTAGCGTTTATAGATGGGAAAGCATACATAACAGAAGAGGCCGAGATGCCGGTTGAAACGGCCCATTTGTTGTCTGATGAGTATGCGGAAAAACGGGTAAAGCTTATTCATGATGAAGCGATGGATCCGCAACCGTACGAATTGCCAAAGGGTGGTACAGTGTATCTTGCGACCGCAGATGAAGAAGGAAACATGGTATCTTTCATCCAATCCAACTATATGGGATTTGGTTCAGGTATCGTTGTTCCCGGCACCGGTATTGCACTTCAAAACCGTGGTCATGACTTTTCTCTTGATAAAAATCATCCGAATGTACTGAAACCAGGTAAACGGTCATATAACACAATCATTCCTGGTTTTCTGACGAAAGATGGCGAAGCGGTCGGACCATTTGGAGTAATGGGTGGCTATATGCAACCCCAAGGACATTTCCAAGTAGTGTTAAACACGGTAGATTTCCTGCTGAACCCACAAGCAGCGCTTGATGTGCCTAGATGGCAATGGACAGAAGCTAGAAAAGTTTTAGTTGAGCCAGAGTTCCCGAATTATCTTGTTCAGTCGCTCATCAGAAAAGGGCATGAAGTAACGGTTTCTCCAGATGGCGGTGGTTTTGGACGAGGGCAGATTATATGGCGAAATCCAGAGACGGGTGTACTTCAGGGCGGAACTGAATCCCGTACAGACGGGTCCCTTGCAGCTTGGTGA
- a CDS encoding chromate transporter, translated as MPPGGEKASSHEGWKLQKDLFVAFCRVGLLGFGGGPSAIPLFHQEVVRNYKWMDEDEFGDTLALANTMPGPIATKLAGYIGYKVGGKLGCFNAIIASVLPTSLMMILLIGILQKYKDIPWVKNMSASVVPVVAVMLGILSWDFIKKSGDTLGWKKALTMLVTAGILMEALNIHPAIIILIVLIFIFLPIRRRREKV; from the coding sequence ATTCCTCCTGGTGGTGAGAAGGCGTCTAGTCATGAAGGATGGAAGCTGCAAAAAGATTTATTCGTTGCATTTTGTAGGGTAGGCTTGTTGGGTTTCGGAGGAGGACCGTCAGCAATTCCGTTATTTCATCAGGAAGTCGTGCGCAATTACAAATGGATGGATGAAGATGAGTTCGGCGATACTCTTGCTCTCGCAAATACTATGCCCGGACCGATTGCAACAAAATTGGCAGGGTATATTGGCTACAAAGTGGGCGGAAAGTTAGGCTGTTTCAATGCCATTATCGCTTCCGTATTACCAACCTCGCTAATGATGATCTTGTTAATTGGTATCTTACAGAAATACAAAGATATCCCATGGGTTAAAAATATGTCAGCATCTGTTGTGCCGGTGGTGGCAGTCATGCTAGGGATACTATCCTGGGATTTCATCAAAAAATCCGGTGATACACTCGGCTGGAAAAAGGCATTGACGATGCTGGTTACTGCGGGAATTTTAATGGAAGCATTGAATATACATCCCGCAATTATTATATTGATCGTTCTAATTTTCATCTTCCTTCCAATTCGAAGAAGGAGGGAGAAAGTATGA
- a CDS encoding chromate transporter, whose translation MIYWQLFLAFFISGMLGYGGGPATIPLVENEVVGTYGWMDTQEFSEVVAIGNSLPGPIATKMAASIGYSEGGILGAFVALFASVAPSLFLMIGLMAILMKYKDHPKVKSITKLIRPVIAILLVFMTVQFVQTSFEGVGYLYTGIIALASYLMLQKWNWHPAFVILIALGFGALTGIEW comes from the coding sequence ATGATTTATTGGCAACTATTTCTCGCATTTTTTATATCTGGAATGCTGGGTTATGGGGGAGGACCGGCTACTATTCCATTAGTGGAGAATGAAGTAGTCGGGACATATGGGTGGATGGATACGCAAGAATTCAGTGAGGTGGTTGCAATCGGAAATTCACTGCCGGGTCCGATTGCAACGAAAATGGCTGCATCCATCGGCTATTCGGAAGGTGGGATCCTAGGAGCATTTGTCGCATTATTTGCTTCTGTAGCGCCGTCTCTATTTCTGATGATCGGATTGATGGCTATCCTCATGAAATACAAAGATCATCCCAAGGTGAAAAGTATAACGAAGCTTATCCGCCCGGTCATCGCCATTCTCTTAGTGTTTATGACTGTCCAGTTTGTGCAAACGTCGTTCGAAGGGGTCGGATATTTATATACTGGAATCATAGCCCTAGCTAGTTATCTGATGCTGCAGAAGTGGAATTGGCATCCGGCGTTTGTGATCTTGATTGCACTAGGTTTTGGTGCATTGACTGGGATTGAATGGTGA
- a CDS encoding flavodoxin family protein has protein sequence MGALKALILNATLKNSEEESNTEALAKKVCQIYDNENVVAEVVRLADYAISYGMSPDMGDGDEWPQIFEKVKEADILIIGTPLWLGEKSSIATLAIERLYGSSGETNDKGQAIYYNKVGGVVVTGNEDGAKHAAASILYGLSHIGFVIPPNVDTYWVGEAGPGPSYIAAGQTNDFTKKHVEMLAYNTIHLARMLKEHPIPAQGNLLES, from the coding sequence ATGGGAGCGTTGAAAGCACTTATTTTGAATGCGACGTTGAAAAATTCGGAGGAGGAATCGAATACGGAGGCGCTTGCGAAGAAGGTCTGCCAAATTTATGATAATGAAAATGTCGTGGCAGAGGTCGTTAGACTGGCAGATTATGCGATTTCCTATGGAATGAGTCCTGATATGGGAGATGGCGATGAGTGGCCACAGATATTTGAAAAGGTGAAAGAAGCGGATATCCTTATTATCGGGACACCGCTTTGGCTTGGGGAAAAAAGTAGTATCGCAACGCTTGCCATAGAAAGATTGTATGGAAGCAGTGGGGAGACAAATGATAAAGGACAAGCCATTTATTATAATAAAGTAGGCGGGGTTGTTGTAACAGGCAACGAAGACGGAGCTAAGCATGCCGCCGCTTCCATTCTCTATGGGTTATCGCATATCGGGTTTGTTATTCCCCCGAATGTCGATACATATTGGGTCGGAGAAGCAGGACCCGGTCCATCTTATATCGCCGCCGGGCAAACAAATGATTTCACGAAAAAGCATGTTGAAATGCTTGCTTATAATACAATCCATCTTGCAAGAATGCTGAAAGAACATCCGATTCCCGCACAAGGGAATTTGCTTGAAAGCTGA
- a CDS encoding GTPase — MNPQFEEIQKRMSHIGNLNNYLEDLLAKIPSNLLTGKQQEKLMDVLLDDKDLNKLLEGLKDPRPPRFVLVGRTGVGKSSLINAMSGRYLAEVSDVEIGTKEALRFTYESDGQVYFEVIDTRGIGESESFNQTAESELATVIKAFRPDAILFLQKATERAHIDKDVDSAKKMMLNAGYDLPMVGIITHVDELNPSRIKNPADYPKGKLGLIEEKKAQLMRIFKEQDARVKAIIPVSSYIEWDRDADDLPQEERRELTIEFDGRYGIEELLDFLEQSIDIRAAIHLGMTIRVNKIAEKIALRFIKVFSALAATVALSPIIATDIAVLLSLQTVLLMIVAYLSGRDLEFKTARELLVSLGGIGATGFTLRMIAQQGSKFANLVLPGAGSAISASIASGGTYAIGKAAVAYYLKGVPEGELKQVVKSAREEFVEIE; from the coding sequence ATGAACCCCCAATTCGAGGAAATACAGAAACGAATGAGCCATATTGGTAATTTGAATAACTACCTGGAAGATTTGCTTGCTAAGATCCCGAGTAATTTGTTGACGGGTAAGCAGCAGGAGAAGTTAATGGACGTTTTGCTAGATGACAAGGATTTGAATAAACTGTTGGAAGGTTTAAAGGATCCCCGTCCTCCCCGCTTTGTACTTGTTGGACGGACAGGTGTAGGAAAAAGTAGTTTGATCAATGCTATGAGCGGGAGATATCTGGCGGAAGTAAGCGACGTTGAGATTGGAACGAAGGAAGCACTGCGGTTTACATATGAATCAGATGGCCAGGTGTATTTTGAAGTGATAGACACGCGCGGGATTGGTGAATCCGAATCATTTAATCAGACAGCTGAGTCCGAACTTGCGACTGTCATTAAGGCGTTTCGACCGGATGCGATCCTTTTTTTGCAGAAAGCGACGGAACGGGCGCATATCGATAAAGACGTGGATAGCGCGAAAAAGATGATGCTGAATGCGGGATATGATTTGCCGATGGTTGGCATTATTACGCATGTGGATGAGTTGAATCCTTCCCGTATTAAAAACCCTGCGGATTATCCTAAGGGCAAGCTGGGCTTGATTGAAGAGAAGAAAGCCCAGCTCATGCGGATCTTTAAGGAACAGGATGCACGAGTGAAGGCGATTATCCCTGTTTCTTCTTATATTGAATGGGATCGGGATGCCGATGACTTGCCCCAGGAAGAACGCCGTGAATTGACGATTGAATTTGATGGTCGTTATGGAATCGAGGAATTGCTGGATTTTTTGGAACAAAGTATCGACATACGGGCGGCCATCCATCTCGGCATGACGATACGGGTCAATAAGATTGCCGAGAAAATTGCACTCCGGTTCATCAAAGTGTTTTCAGCACTCGCTGCTACGGTTGCGCTAAGTCCTATTATCGCGACAGATATCGCTGTCTTATTGTCGTTGCAGACAGTTCTTTTGATGATTGTCGCATATTTGTCCGGTCGCGATTTGGAGTTCAAAACGGCCAGAGAACTGCTTGTTTCGCTTGGTGGAATTGGCGCGACCGGTTTCACGCTGCGGATGATTGCGCAGCAAGGCAGTAAGTTTGCGAATCTGGTTCTGCCAGGAGCAGGTTCCGCTATTAGTGCGAGCATTGCGAGTGGCGGGACGTATGCCATTGGTAAGGCTGCGGTTGCTTATTATCTGAAAGGTGTTCCTGAAGGTGAGTTGAAACAAGTTGTGAAAAGTGCCCGGGAGGAGTTTGTTGAAATAGAATAA
- a CDS encoding methyl-accepting chemotaxis protein — MRITVGKKLWIGFTSILVILIVVGASGLWALTKLNDKYRYFIDDNIKSVLLFEQLLSNQNEVAKNIHGFIIYKEDSYLVHRDEVLASFKNKLKTVDKLIQTPSERDLLKAVKEASLSYQDISEIVIRDVKESKLVSAAKIAAEGEIYEDAVNENIGKLIKHQSIEQAQTEKELQSVLAWIQVLIASLIAIAVVVTIIIARLISRSIARPVETMTDALKQIASGNLAVEAVNIRNKDEIGEMAFAFNGMVEDLCETITNARQSAVQLAVHAEELSASSEESLAASEMVAEITVRNLIASEQQVSTVKGSTISMDEMVTGINRITKDNEVLLSSSEEVTRLVGDGAILMHDFTNQMTMIRTTIGQSAGIISEMATHSEHIRTVTSLITAIADRTNLLALNAAIEAARAGEHGKGFAVVAEEVRHLAEQSKQSAKDIGLMIDLMIQVVGSAVLSTEDNSKRVEDGLVATDKTGEIFHRIEYAANDMREKIGNVSVTIEQIRAMTDKVSSESGKIVAIAMQASVEAQSSSAATDEQLAATEEIASSAQTLAELAEKLQNDMGRFTV; from the coding sequence ATGCGAATTACTGTAGGAAAAAAACTATGGATTGGCTTCACATCCATACTTGTCATTTTAATCGTTGTTGGTGCATCCGGATTATGGGCATTAACGAAATTGAATGATAAGTACCGGTATTTCATCGATGACAATATAAAGAGTGTCTTGTTGTTTGAGCAATTGTTATCCAATCAAAACGAAGTTGCAAAAAACATTCATGGTTTTATCATTTACAAAGAGGATTCTTATTTAGTTCATCGTGATGAAGTGCTTGCTTCATTTAAAAATAAACTAAAAACAGTCGATAAACTCATACAAACTCCTTCTGAACGTGATTTGCTTAAAGCCGTTAAAGAGGCATCTTTAAGTTATCAGGATATCAGCGAAATCGTAATAAGAGACGTGAAAGAAAGCAAACTGGTAAGTGCGGCGAAGATAGCAGCCGAAGGAGAGATTTACGAGGATGCCGTTAATGAGAATATAGGAAAACTGATTAAGCATCAAAGTATTGAGCAAGCTCAGACTGAAAAAGAGCTGCAAAGTGTATTAGCATGGATTCAAGTTCTGATTGCTAGCCTGATAGCCATTGCCGTTGTCGTTACTATAATCATTGCCCGGCTCATTAGCCGCAGTATTGCACGTCCTGTCGAAACGATGACGGATGCACTAAAACAAATTGCCTCCGGAAACCTCGCTGTTGAAGCGGTGAACATTCGCAACAAAGATGAAATCGGAGAAATGGCGTTTGCTTTTAATGGCATGGTTGAAGATCTTTGTGAAACGATAACAAATGCAAGACAGTCCGCTGTTCAGCTTGCCGTTCATGCGGAAGAATTATCAGCAAGTTCGGAGGAAAGTCTTGCTGCTTCTGAAATGGTGGCTGAAATCACAGTGCGTAACTTGATAGCAAGCGAACAACAAGTATCCACTGTAAAAGGGTCGACGATTTCCATGGATGAAATGGTAACAGGCATTAATCGAATTACTAAAGACAATGAAGTGTTGTTGTCTTCTTCCGAAGAAGTAACACGACTTGTCGGTGACGGGGCAATACTTATGCACGATTTCACAAATCAAATGACGATGATTCGTACGACGATCGGGCAATCTGCCGGTATTATTAGCGAAATGGCTACGCATTCTGAACACATTCGAACAGTGACATCGCTCATAACGGCAATTGCTGATCGAACAAACTTATTGGCTTTGAATGCTGCAATTGAAGCAGCAAGGGCCGGTGAACATGGAAAAGGATTTGCGGTTGTGGCCGAAGAAGTACGCCATCTTGCCGAACAATCCAAACAGTCTGCCAAAGATATCGGTCTAATGATTGACTTGATGATTCAAGTCGTTGGAAGTGCTGTTTTGAGTACAGAAGATAACAGTAAGCGTGTTGAAGATGGACTTGTGGCAACCGATAAAACGGGTGAAATTTTCCATCGAATTGAATATGCAGCGAACGATATGCGAGAAAAAATTGGCAATGTCTCTGTTACGATTGAACAAATTCGGGCAATGACCGATAAAGTTTCGAGTGAATCGGGCAAAATTGTAGCGATTGCGATGCAAGCCTCAGTTGAAGCCCAATCATCGAGTGCCGCGACGGACGAGCAGCTTGCGGCAACTGAAGAAATAGCGTCAAGTGCACAAACGCTCGCAGAACTTGCGGAAAAGCTTCAAAATGATATGGGACGGTTTACCGTTTAG
- a CDS encoding cytochrome c oxidase assembly protein, which translates to MHHEPSNHASFLFTDLFFGISALLAIGFYIGAVLVTNQRGHLRKWSLLRTSSFVTGVLFAAAAVVGPLSRQSYADFTAHMMGHLLLGMLAPLLIALAAPMTLLLRTLNVHVARKLSRLLQRHPIRFFTHPIVASILNIGGLWLIYTTNLYAAMHTNLLLHVFIHIHVFIAGYFFTISLLYIDPVSHRLSFPYRTTVFILALAGHGILSKFIYAYPPEGIPEEQARTGALLMYYGGDAVDLLLIFILFRQWYKFGRPRAGAKSILPNKNQPMKV; encoded by the coding sequence ATGCATCATGAGCCAAGCAATCATGCTTCCTTTCTCTTTACCGATCTGTTTTTTGGAATTTCGGCATTGCTTGCAATTGGATTTTACATCGGAGCTGTTTTAGTAACCAATCAACGGGGGCACCTTCGTAAATGGTCATTGCTACGTACGTCTTCCTTTGTTACAGGCGTGCTCTTTGCAGCCGCCGCAGTGGTCGGCCCACTCTCTCGTCAATCCTATGCCGATTTCACGGCTCACATGATGGGTCACCTACTTCTGGGCATGCTCGCTCCGCTTCTTATCGCGCTCGCAGCACCTATGACATTACTATTGCGTACACTAAACGTTCATGTTGCAAGAAAACTTAGCCGTCTGTTACAAAGACACCCAATCCGTTTTTTCACCCATCCTATTGTCGCCTCAATCTTGAACATCGGAGGGTTATGGCTTATCTATACAACCAATCTTTATGCAGCGATGCATACAAATCTGTTGCTCCATGTCTTCATTCACATTCATGTCTTCATCGCCGGCTATTTTTTCACAATTTCTTTACTCTACATCGATCCCGTTTCCCACCGTTTAAGTTTCCCATACAGAACTACCGTCTTCATCCTAGCCCTTGCCGGTCATGGTATCCTGTCAAAATTCATCTACGCATACCCACCGGAAGGCATTCCGGAAGAACAGGCAAGAACTGGCGCATTGCTGATGTATTACGGAGGCGATGCAGTCGATCTGCTACTGATCTTTATCCTTTTTAGGCAGTGGTATAAATTTGGTCGCCCACGCGCCGGCGCAAAAAGCATTCTTCCTAATAAAAATCAACCGATGAAAGTATAA
- a CDS encoding DUF2243 domain-containing protein: MKTLQNKQAYSTNKVTFARRNLWSGILFGLGFVAFLDETLFHQLLHWHKFYDISTVAVGLVSDGLFHAFSWFATVGGLFLLADLRRHHALWHKMWWGGKLLGAGIFQLYDGTIQHKIMRIHQIRYNVDILPYDLVWNITAAIMIGAGIALTIQAKSDQRKGKGAFSHAS; the protein is encoded by the coding sequence ATGAAGACCCTACAGAATAAGCAAGCATATTCCACGAACAAAGTAACGTTTGCACGCCGAAATCTTTGGTCAGGTATCTTGTTCGGATTAGGTTTTGTTGCTTTTCTTGACGAAACCTTGTTTCACCAATTGCTTCATTGGCATAAATTTTACGACATATCGACGGTTGCGGTCGGTCTTGTTTCAGATGGGCTCTTTCACGCATTTAGTTGGTTCGCGACCGTCGGGGGGCTATTCTTACTTGCCGACCTGCGCCGGCATCACGCTTTGTGGCATAAGATGTGGTGGGGAGGAAAATTGTTGGGCGCCGGGATTTTCCAACTCTATGACGGGACAATCCAGCATAAGATCATGCGCATCCACCAGATCCGATACAATGTGGATATTTTGCCGTATGATCTTGTATGGAATATTACCGCAGCCATTATGATTGGCGCCGGTATCGCCTTAACCATCCAAGCCAAAAGCGATCAACGTAAAGGGAAAGGAGCGTTTTCTCATGCATCATGA